In Carya illinoinensis cultivar Pawnee chromosome 10, C.illinoinensisPawnee_v1, whole genome shotgun sequence, one DNA window encodes the following:
- the LOC122279908 gene encoding glutathione S-transferase T3-like codes for MDNLLDEDPFFTTLLQSGGEGPITTPTFSQHSNVVVASTPLHGEKRPPTKKVQRGASFTVEEDNVLVSGWLNISIDAIRGTDQKSTQMWERISEFYHEYKKPQTMNRSVGSLINRWSMIQKCTNKFCAYLAQVESLHPSGATEQDKIEKAKILYKEMERGNFTMDHSWNLLRHQPKWHQHMNTLNTRRKPHDKHPSNEQSSEVLGDVVEEHVERLAGKKAEKENLRKRKAQESSDAEFNTTLGAMTEDRRLFMAERREWQTKADRDRGAQLDLDKRKFDAEMMGKDLSGMNAMQQAYFRKVQKKIWEESMSDEDGISE; via the exons ATGGACAATCTGTTGGATGAGGACCCATTCTTCACCACTCTCTTACAAAGTGGAGGAGAAGGTCCTATTACCACTCCAACATTCTCACAGCATTCTAATGTTGTGGTCGCTTCAACCCCTCTTCACGGTGAAAAGAGGCCTCCaacaaaaaaagttcaaagaggAGCTTCTTTCACTGTTGAGGAGGATAATGTACTTGTCTCTGGTTGGCTCAACATTAGTATTGATGCCATTCGGGGAACTGATCAGAAATCCACTCAAATGtgggagaggatttctgaattTTATCACGAATATAAAAAACCACAGACTATGAACCGTTCGGTTGGATCATTGATCAATCGTTGGTCCATGATTCAGAAAtgcacaaataagttttgtgcataTCTAGCTCAAGTAGAGTCATTGCACCCGAGTGGTGCAACCGAACAAGATAAG ATTGAAAAGGCAAAAATATTGTACAAAGAGATGGAACGAGGAAATTTCACAATGGACCATTCTTGGAATCTTTTGAGACAccaacccaaatggcatcaacATATGAATACGCTGAATACGAGGAGAAAGCCACATGATAAACATCCTTCCAATGAgcagtcaagtgaagttttgggcGATGTTGTGGAGGAGCATGTTGAAAGGCTTGCTGGAAAAAAGGCTGAAAAGGAAAACTTGAGGAAGCGAAAGGCTCAAGAATCATCTGATGCTGAGTTCAACACGACATTAGGAGCAATGACCGAGGATAGACGATTGTTCATGGCGGAGAGAAGAGAATGGCAGACGAAGGCTGATCGTGATAGAGGTGCACAACTGGATCTTGATAAAAGAAAGTTTGATGCTGAGATGATGGGCAAGGATCTTTCTGGTATGAATGCCATGCAGCAAGCCTACTTCCGTAAAGTTCAGAAAAAAATTTGGGAAGAGTCAATGAGTGATGAAGATGGTATATCTGAATGA